The DNA segment CGATTTCTTGGGTTTTGATGTCGAACATTCTATTTCCTTCACCCGGCGGCCGGATGCCGGCGGGGTCATCTTGGCAGACGAATCCGGTCTGCGAGCGGTGCGGGGCCTGATGTGCCCCAAGGCCTGTTCCGCCGAATTGCGGCAGGCCCGAAATGCGAAGGGCGCCGTCGAGGCGCCCTTCCGAAAACTTTACTTGCGGAGGCCGAGCTTGGCGATCAGGTCGCTGTAACGCTGGACGTCCTTCCGCTTGAGATAGTCGAGCAGCGAGCGCCGCTTGTTGACCAGCATCAGCAGGCCGCGACGCGAATGATTGTCTTTCGCATGCGTCTTGAAATGCTCGGTCAGGTTGAGGATGCGCTCGGTCAGGATCGCGACCTGGACTTCGGGCGAACCCGTGTCTTCCGAACCGCGGGCATTGTCCTTGATGATCTGCTGCTTCTTCTCAGCGGTAACCGACATCGTTCACTCCTTAATCGTCTAAAGGTTGAACCCGCGCACGACACGAAGCGTGACGCCCTCGGCTTCGACGAGGGCAACCGGCGTGTCGCCGTCCTTCGCCAAATGAAGCCCCGGTTGCGCGGGGATCCCGAAAAGCGGCTGTCCGTGACGGAGCAGCCTGGACTGTTCGGGGGTGACGGGGAGGGCCGGGATGTCGTCCAGCCCCGCCTCAAGCGGGAGAACCGTCCTCGTCAATGCGCGCGCCTTAACGGCATCGTCCAGAAAGTCCAGCGAAATCGCGTCGTCCAGCGAGAAGGGACCGGCCTTGGTTCGGCGCAACATGGTGACATGGCCGACGCTGCCAAGGGCGCGGGCGATGTCCCGTGCCAGGGATCGGATGTAGGTGCCCTTTGATACGGTCGCGCAAAGCGTTGCGCCACGCGAGTCGGCCGACAAAAGGCGCAGCTCGTGGATCGTCACTTGGCGCGTCTTCAGCGCCACCTGCTCTCCGGCGCGGGCCAACTCATAGGCGCGCTTGCCGTTGACCTTCAGCGCCGAATAAGCGGGCGGCATCTGTTCGATCGGGCCGGTAAAGCGCGGCAGCACCGCACCCACCTGCGCGCGCGTTGGGATGATGTCGCTGGTCGCAGTGATCTTCCCTTCGGCATCCAGCGTATCGGTTTCCTCGCCGAAGCGGATCGTGAAGTCATAGGCCTTGGTAGCGTCCAGCATCCGCCCGGCGAGCTTCGTCGCTTCTCCTAGCGCGATCGGAAGCACGCCGGAGGCGAGCGGGTCGAGCGTTCCGCCATGGCCAATCTTGGTTTTCGGCTCGCCCGCTTGGCGCAGCGCGCGCTTGACCGCGGACACGGCCTGAGTGGAGCCCATGCCGACCGGCTTGTCGAGAATGATCCAGCCATTGAGGGACATCGGCGGCGCGATAGACAAGGACGGCCGCTTTGACCATAAGTCCGCCGCGAATTCCCGGAAGGACCTGTCGTTGCTTACAATAGTCGGCGAATGCGATCAGCGGCTGTTCGGCATGACGCCTGCGACCCGTCTGGCGCGGCAGCTTGCCTCGCTCGGTGACCTTGCGCTGGTGGCCCATGCCTCGGCCGTCCTGTCCGACGACACGGTCGCATGGCTGGCCAGCCATCCGGGGACAGTGATCGCCTCGCCCGCGGGGCGCCCGCTCGCCGTCGCAGCCGAACAGGGCCAGGTCGAGGCTGCACGCGCGGCCATCGCCGGCGAGGTGGCCGATCTTCCCATCGTCAGCGCCGATGCGATCGGCCCGGTCTATGTTCGCAAGCTTCGCCGCACGCTCGTGCCGCTGGCGTTGGCACTGGGCGAGCAGCCTCGGGCAATCATCGAGCGGCGGCTGTTCGCGAGCGTCTACAAGGGCGTCACCGATATCGTCACCAAATATGTCTGGCCCGAACCGGCATTATGGCTGACCCGGCTGTCGGCGGCAGCGGGGCTGAGGCCAAACGCGGTGACGATGGTCGGTTTCGCCCTGACCTTCATTGCCGGCTGGCAATTCTATGTCGGCAACCTAGGCGTCGGATTGATCGCGGCCTGGGTGATGACCCTGCTCGACACCGTCGATGGCAAGCTTGCCCGCGTGACGCTCACGTCCAGCACGCTCGGTGACCGGCTCGATCATGGCAATGACCTGATCCATCCGCCCCTGTGGTGGCTGTGCCTGGCGGTGGGGATCGGCCTGGTCGATCCGGGCCATCCGTGGATCTGGCCGTCCTGCTGGATCATCCTTGGCACTTATGTCGTCGGCCGGGTGCTGGAAAAGACGTTCAAAAACAAGTTCGGGATCAACCCGTTCATGTGGCAGCGGTTCGACAGCCGCTTCAGGATGATCGTGTCACGCCGCAACATCATCCTCCTTATCATGACTGCCGGC comes from the Sphingomonas xanthus genome and includes:
- the rpsO gene encoding 30S ribosomal protein S15, translating into MSVTAEKKQQIIKDNARGSEDTGSPEVQVAILTERILNLTEHFKTHAKDNHSRRGLLMLVNKRRSLLDYLKRKDVQRYSDLIAKLGLRK
- the truB gene encoding tRNA pseudouridine(55) synthase TruB, whose product is MSLNGWIILDKPVGMGSTQAVSAVKRALRQAGEPKTKIGHGGTLDPLASGVLPIALGEATKLAGRMLDATKAYDFTIRFGEETDTLDAEGKITATSDIIPTRAQVGAVLPRFTGPIEQMPPAYSALKVNGKRAYELARAGEQVALKTRQVTIHELRLLSADSRGATLCATVSKGTYIRSLARDIARALGSVGHVTMLRRTKAGPFSLDDAISLDFLDDAVKARALTRTVLPLEAGLDDIPALPVTPEQSRLLRHGQPLFGIPAQPGLHLAKDGDTPVALVEAEGVTLRVVRGFNL
- a CDS encoding CDP-alcohol phosphatidyltransferase family protein; the encoded protein is MIQPLRDIGGAIDKDGRFDHKSAANSRKDLSLLTIVGECDQRLFGMTPATRLARQLASLGDLALVAHASAVLSDDTVAWLASHPGTVIASPAGRPLAVAAEQGQVEAARAAIAGEVADLPIVSADAIGPVYVRKLRRTLVPLALALGEQPRAIIERRLFASVYKGVTDIVTKYVWPEPALWLTRLSAAAGLRPNAVTMVGFALTFIAGWQFYVGNLGVGLIAAWVMTLLDTVDGKLARVTLTSSTLGDRLDHGNDLIHPPLWWLCLAVGIGLVDPGHPWIWPSCWIILGTYVVGRVLEKTFKNKFGINPFMWQRFDSRFRMIVSRRNIILLIMTAGVLVGLPAEAFGLCAAWSLMSVLVQAARYGQAITHARAAQVDAWLR